The Sesamum indicum cultivar Zhongzhi No. 13 linkage group LG6, S_indicum_v1.0, whole genome shotgun sequence genome has a segment encoding these proteins:
- the LOC105164491 gene encoding uncharacterized protein LOC105164491 — MWANTQQFGTRYDNPPVNEVSISSLDDRFDKLLSLVEGYVEEKYQRVKACGICNSMVHPTNLCPMLQEETIEHANVVGGLFGPPQRGYDPHFNMYNPERTDYPSFSYISQSQNWPPPPPPSPTPSPSLEDMMKALVTNTQQFQQQTQMSIQQFQRQTQTSIQNLESQISQLASSVSKLESQGKLPSQSVVDPKQNASVFVFRSEKELQPNMNENDTKCTDVQQGEPDQKMEISQKQTNKPKTADSEYHKVLMVKTPLPEGFVEKEEGETKGTLEIVSIVVVNIPLIDAIKRAPHYAKFLKVSGPRTYKNKAFHDKISSRKNSLMNLKVFLGPHHLWVHYVKKKRI; from the coding sequence ATGTGGGCCAATACTCAACAGTTTGGGACTAGATACGACAATCCTCCGGTGAATGAGGTAAGTATATCTTCCCTTGATGATCGTTTTGATAAACTTTTGTCCCTTGTTGAAGGATATGTCGAAGAAAAATACCAACGGGTGAAGGCTTGTGGAATATGCAATTCCATGGTACATCCCACCAATTTGTGCCCTATGCTTCAAGAAGAAACCATCGAGCATGCCAATGTTGTTGGAGGACTTTTTGGACCACCACAAAGAGGATATGATCCTCATTTCAACATGTACAATCCAGAAAGGACAGATTACCCCAGTTTTAGCTATATTTCACAATCTCAAAACTGGCCACCACCTCCTCCACCTAGTCCCACGCCTAGCCCATCTCTCGAAGACATGATGAAAGCACTAGTGACCAACACACAACAGTTCCAGCAACAGACCCAAATGAGCATTCAACAGTTCCAACGACAGACCCAGACGAGCATTCAAAACCTAGAATCTCAAATCAGTCAACTGGCGTCATCTGTTAGTAAATTGGAATCCCAAGGTAAATTACCTTCCCAGTCTGTTGTTGATCCCAAACAAAATGCTAGTGTTTTTGTCTTTCGCAGTGAAAAGGAGTTGCAACCAAATATGAACGAAAATGACACCAAGTGTACGGATGTCCAACAAGGTGAACCAGATCAAAAGATGGAAATTTCTCAAAAGCAGACCAACAAACCCAAAACAGCCGACAGTGAATATCACAAGGTGTTGATGGTCAAAACTCCATTACCGGAAGGATTtgttgaaaaagaagaaggggAAACGAAGGGAACACTTGAAATTGTTAGCATAGTGGTGGTAAACATTCCATTGATCGACGCAATCAAAAGAGCACCTCACTATGCAAAGTTCCTCAAGGTCTCTGGTCCGAGAACTTATAAGAATAAAGCATTTCACGACAAAATAAGTTCGAGGAAGAATTCTCTCATGAACCTCAAAGTTTTCCTTGGTCCACACCATCTTTGGGTGCACTatgtgaagaagaagagaatttaA